One window from the genome of Acinetobacter sp. ANC 7912 encodes:
- a CDS encoding ABZJ_00895 family protein produces the protein MMMKKYLSYFTMVYLIAILIVAGLNMWIDIPGSSTAIPALFGAGMAVAIKFVQDQQRRPNTHEKKQLVWGCLGISVLISLILSLVMLSISTEREIILGLLESLPFGIWMLVLMLGLAIQYIVLALCFGWMSRTALKGLETRKQAK, from the coding sequence ATGATGATGAAAAAATATTTGAGCTATTTCACCATGGTATATCTGATCGCCATTTTGATCGTAGCCGGATTAAACATGTGGATTGATATTCCGGGCAGCAGCACCGCTATTCCAGCCCTGTTCGGTGCAGGGATGGCAGTAGCGATCAAATTTGTTCAAGATCAGCAGCGCCGGCCCAATACACATGAGAAAAAACAGCTGGTCTGGGGCTGCCTGGGGATTAGCGTATTGATTAGCCTGATTCTGTCCTTGGTAATGTTGTCGATTTCTACCGAACGGGAAATCATCTTGGGTTTATTGGAATCGTTACCATTCGGAATCTGGATGTTGGTATTAATGCTCGGCCTTGCGATTCAATATATCGTTCTGGCCCTATGCTTTGGCTGGATGAGCAGAACAGCGTTGAAAGGTCTGGAAACTAGAAAACAGGCCAAATAA
- a CDS encoding ABZJ_00895 family protein, translating to MSHYLKYFALIYSILLIVVGMIVYWLNLGAVIFIPALIASAFLSARHFAHRELRLPTPEEKKTLVWGSTIVAMTLGFIFIFMMIWLHPYTDEIFRRIGYLGRGPNSFIIAALIALHAGLFHIAYQGYARYSLTKMPKKHA from the coding sequence ATGTCTCATTATCTGAAATACTTTGCCCTGATTTATTCAATCTTGCTAATTGTCGTCGGCATGATTGTGTACTGGCTGAATCTCGGTGCCGTTATTTTCATTCCTGCGTTAATTGCCTCGGCTTTTCTGTCTGCCCGGCATTTTGCACATCGGGAATTACGCCTCCCCACTCCAGAAGAGAAAAAGACACTGGTCTGGGGTTCCACCATTGTAGCCATGACTCTCGGCTTTATTTTTATCTTTATGATGATCTGGCTGCACCCTTATACCGATGAAATTTTCAGGCGAATCGGTTATTTAGGTCGCGGTCCGAATTCTTTTATTATCGCTGCCCTGATCGCACTCCATGCTGGACTGTTCCATATCGCCTATCAGGGCTATGCGCGTTACAGCCTGACTAAAATGCCTAAGAAGCATGCCTAA
- a CDS encoding PA3496 family putative envelope integrity protein: MSSTDFELDDNYGDDDVNFDEASSKISAKESLEKRRLIDDLLSQRRLERELKDFDYDFDDDDFDDED, from the coding sequence GTGTCTTCTACAGATTTTGAACTAGATGATAACTACGGTGATGATGATGTTAACTTCGATGAAGCATCGAGCAAGATCAGTGCAAAAGAGTCGTTAGAAAAACGTCGCTTGATTGACGACCTGTTATCACAACGCCGTCTTGAGCGCGAACTCAAGGATTTTGACTATGACTTCGACGACGATGACTTCGACGACGAAGACTGA
- a CDS encoding DUF1289 domain-containing protein: MSSDRHIASLTPCAGRCSTVFGDAVCRGCRRFNHEVIQWNTYTAEQHTAVWRRLDAQLDQILVPMLPMANLAKVETFVLSKRVRLRDDASKGRKLYHALKLCEKNRHFTDESGLGIHYKQVRPLWDEFERRVLALAKASYDLAFLRADGISQHLIQMGEEDE; encoded by the coding sequence TTGAGTTCAGATCGTCATATTGCATCTTTAACTCCTTGTGCAGGGCGTTGCTCGACCGTATTTGGTGATGCGGTATGTCGTGGTTGTCGCCGTTTTAATCATGAAGTGATTCAATGGAATACTTATACAGCGGAGCAGCATACGGCAGTATGGCGCCGTTTGGATGCGCAGCTCGATCAGATCTTGGTACCGATGCTACCGATGGCAAATCTTGCCAAAGTTGAAACATTTGTTTTGTCCAAACGTGTGCGCCTGCGTGATGATGCCAGCAAGGGGCGCAAGCTTTACCATGCACTAAAACTCTGTGAAAAGAACCGGCATTTTACCGATGAAAGCGGGTTGGGGATTCATTACAAACAGGTGCGTCCGCTCTGGGATGAATTTGAACGCCGGGTACTGGCACTGGCTAAAGCCAGTTATGATCTGGCCTTTCTGCGTGCCGATGGCATTAGCCAGCATCTGATTCAGATGGGAGAAGAGGACGAATAA
- a CDS encoding DedA family protein, whose translation MNLTEWIISVMEQLGYWGIALLMFLDNVFPPIPSEIIMPSAGYSASQGELLLVGVIISGCIGSLLAAAVLYWIGYKFSHEAIFRFVDRYGKFLFIKSEDVKKSLAWFEQYGHRIVFAGRMVPAVRSLISIPAGMSHMPFWKFMFYSSLGTIIWTTFLACVGFYFGENQELMQQIFSKVSHVIVAIVMIFIAWVLYRRQQRKKRPS comes from the coding sequence ATGAATCTGACCGAATGGATTATCTCTGTGATGGAACAGCTGGGCTATTGGGGGATTGCCCTGTTGATGTTCCTGGATAATGTCTTTCCGCCCATTCCTTCCGAAATCATCATGCCATCCGCTGGCTATTCCGCTTCCCAGGGTGAATTATTACTAGTCGGTGTCATCATTTCTGGCTGTATCGGTTCATTGCTCGCAGCAGCTGTGCTCTACTGGATCGGTTACAAGTTTAGCCATGAAGCGATTTTTAGGTTCGTCGATCGCTACGGTAAATTCCTGTTTATCAAATCTGAAGATGTGAAAAAGTCACTGGCATGGTTTGAACAGTATGGGCATCGTATTGTCTTTGCTGGACGCATGGTACCCGCAGTGCGTTCCCTAATCAGTATTCCTGCCGGTATGAGCCATATGCCTTTCTGGAAATTCATGTTTTACAGCAGCTTGGGTACCATTATCTGGACGACCTTTTTGGCTTGTGTCGGTTTTTACTTTGGTGAAAACCAAGAACTGATGCAGCAGATTTTTAGCAAGGTCAGTCATGTGATTGTGGCAATTGTAATGATTTTTATCGCTTGGGTTTTATATCGTAGACAGCAGCGTAAAAAGCGTCCATCCTGA
- the ribB gene encoding 3,4-dihydroxy-2-butanone-4-phosphate synthase, which translates to MSSLIQPEIFFSALAPAEQRILQALNDIRQGKPVLVMDDFDRENEADLIIAAETLTVETMARMIRDGSGIVCLCLTNELADHLELPPMVADNSSHFKTAFTVTIEAAEGVTTGVSAKDRTTTIKAAIKDGAVASDLNRPGHVFPLRAREGGVLTRRGHTEGTIDLARLAGLKPAGVLCELTNPDGTMASGIQVLSYAQTHQLTVITIDELVQYRQQHNI; encoded by the coding sequence ATGTCCAGTTTGATTCAACCCGAAATTTTCTTTTCTGCACTCGCACCTGCTGAACAGCGTATCCTTCAGGCTCTTAACGACATCCGTCAGGGCAAACCTGTGTTGGTCATGGATGATTTTGATCGCGAAAATGAAGCCGATCTGATTATCGCAGCAGAGACCCTGACTGTCGAAACCATGGCCCGCATGATTCGCGATGGTTCAGGTATCGTATGCTTATGCCTGACCAATGAGCTGGCGGATCACTTAGAACTACCACCAATGGTGGCAGACAACTCCAGTCACTTTAAAACTGCATTTACCGTAACCATCGAAGCAGCTGAAGGTGTAACCACTGGTGTTTCTGCCAAAGACCGCACGACTACAATTAAAGCAGCAATTAAAGATGGCGCTGTTGCCAGTGACCTGAACCGTCCGGGCCATGTATTCCCGTTACGTGCCCGTGAAGGCGGTGTACTGACCCGTCGTGGCCATACTGAAGGTACCATTGATCTGGCTCGTCTGGCTGGACTGAAACCTGCTGGTGTATTGTGTGAACTCACCAATCCGGATGGCACTATGGCTTCTGGCATTCAGGTCCTCTCTTATGCACAGACCCATCAGTTGACCGTGATTACCATTGATGAACTGGTACAGTATCGCCAGCAGCACAATATTTAA
- a CDS encoding iron-containing alcohol dehydrogenase yields the protein MAKPYYEFFCPVKIIAGHAALEHIPFELATLGAKRPLIITDKGVRANKLLVPIEAAFESTEAEIAAIFDDVPPDSSLETVRKAAQLYRQNNCDAIIAVGGGSVIDTSKATNILVSEGGDDLLQYSGAHNLPKPLKPFFVIPTTSGTGSEVTMVAVVSDTEKNVKMPFASYYLMPHAAILDPRMTQTLPPHLTAMTAMDAMTHAVEAYTCMAANPISDAYATAAVKKVSENLFKVLDNPTDAQGRLELAQASTMAGIAFSNSMVGLVHSLGHALGAVAHLPHGLCMNLFLPYVLEYNKEVNGEKIADLLLPLAGPDIYAQTPGHLRADKAIASILAMRDRIYALTKLPRTLSETGKVSKAQLDEVAEKALNDGSIIYNPKEATLEDLKSILKKAW from the coding sequence ATGGCAAAACCTTATTATGAATTTTTCTGTCCAGTCAAAATCATTGCTGGTCATGCCGCGTTAGAACACATTCCTTTTGAACTGGCGACTTTAGGTGCCAAACGTCCACTGATCATTACTGACAAAGGCGTACGTGCCAACAAATTACTGGTACCCATTGAAGCGGCTTTTGAATCGACTGAAGCTGAAATTGCGGCGATTTTTGATGATGTCCCACCGGACTCAAGTCTGGAAACGGTACGTAAAGCCGCCCAACTGTACCGCCAAAACAATTGTGACGCGATTATTGCCGTGGGCGGTGGTTCAGTGATTGATACCTCTAAAGCGACCAATATTCTGGTTTCCGAAGGTGGTGATGACCTGCTGCAATACTCAGGTGCACACAACCTGCCTAAGCCACTGAAACCGTTTTTCGTGATTCCAACGACTTCGGGTACAGGCTCTGAAGTGACCATGGTTGCGGTGGTATCGGATACAGAAAAGAACGTGAAAATGCCATTCGCATCCTACTATCTGATGCCGCATGCCGCAATTCTGGATCCACGTATGACCCAGACCCTACCACCGCACCTGACTGCAATGACGGCGATGGATGCGATGACCCATGCGGTAGAAGCCTATACCTGTATGGCCGCTAATCCGATTTCTGATGCTTATGCAACAGCTGCAGTAAAAAAAGTCAGCGAGAACCTATTTAAGGTGCTGGACAACCCAACCGATGCGCAAGGTCGTCTGGAACTGGCTCAAGCTTCGACTATGGCCGGCATTGCCTTCTCTAATTCAATGGTCGGTCTAGTTCATTCCCTGGGTCATGCGCTAGGTGCAGTCGCTCACCTGCCACATGGTCTGTGTATGAACCTGTTCCTCCCTTATGTCCTGGAATATAACAAGGAAGTGAATGGCGAGAAGATTGCCGATCTGCTGCTGCCACTCGCAGGTCCAGACATCTATGCCCAAACACCAGGTCACTTACGTGCCGATAAAGCTATTGCCAGCATTCTGGCGATGCGTGACCGCATTTATGCCTTGACGAAATTGCCTCGTACATTAAGTGAAACAGGTAAGGTTTCTAAAGCACAATTAGACGAAGTTGCCGAGAAAGCATTGAATGATGGTTCCATCATTTACAACCCGAAAGAAGCCACTCTAGAAGATTTGAAATCGATCTTAAAAAAAGCTTGGTAA
- a CDS encoding IS4 family transposase translates to MTLSENLDCTLQHSLPSLSHFSEFIDFNWIEESLNQTGKASIRRRKLPAEHVVWLVIGLALFRNQPIGYVVEQLKLVFGTTEYCVPSAVVQARQRLGSEPLNALFSLLSQAWFEESQQQYSNFHGLSVCAVDGVVWSMPYTDENFAHFGSSKGKTADAPYPQVRATCLVNTATHEIIDAQIGSMDQGELTLASQLSPCSHSITLFDRAYFSADFLIGWQKRAEESHWLMRAKDNLRYEIVERNSQHDFHIRMPISTRAKKLNPALGDYWEARLIGVEQAGKIRRYITSLIDSKRYPLLALAKLYAQRWEIEMCYREIKSNLQEGKHLRSKQPTLIYQELWGVFIAYNILRRQMKYMAQRAKVSPLRMSFHITSIAILNLLKFDSLASAGNLPKHLESLMEKSKRYVLPKKRSRNYPRVVKGKPQKYPKKCQSIS, encoded by the coding sequence ATGACTTTATCTGAAAATTTAGATTGCACCCTTCAACATTCTTTACCTTCACTTAGCCATTTTAGTGAATTTATTGATTTCAACTGGATTGAGGAAAGTCTGAATCAAACAGGTAAGGCATCAATTAGAAGAAGGAAGTTACCCGCTGAACATGTGGTATGGCTTGTCATTGGACTCGCTTTATTTCGAAATCAACCTATCGGATATGTCGTAGAACAACTAAAACTTGTATTTGGTACAACAGAATATTGTGTTCCTAGCGCAGTAGTACAAGCACGACAACGTTTAGGATCAGAACCTTTAAATGCGCTATTTTCTTTACTTAGCCAAGCCTGGTTTGAAGAATCTCAGCAGCAATACTCAAACTTTCACGGTCTGAGTGTGTGCGCTGTTGATGGTGTTGTTTGGTCTATGCCTTATACAGATGAGAATTTTGCACACTTTGGTTCATCTAAAGGAAAAACTGCTGATGCTCCTTATCCACAAGTGAGAGCAACCTGCTTAGTAAATACCGCGACCCATGAAATTATAGATGCTCAAATAGGCAGTATGGATCAAGGTGAACTCACACTGGCAAGCCAATTATCTCCTTGTTCACACAGTATTACCCTATTTGATCGAGCCTATTTCTCTGCAGATTTTCTCATCGGGTGGCAAAAACGTGCAGAAGAAAGTCATTGGCTTATGCGTGCAAAAGATAATTTACGGTATGAGATTGTGGAGCGTAATTCGCAACATGACTTTCATATTAGAATGCCGATATCAACAAGAGCTAAAAAACTTAATCCAGCCTTAGGAGATTATTGGGAAGCACGTCTCATTGGGGTTGAGCAGGCAGGTAAGATTAGACGTTATATCACTTCACTAATAGATTCAAAGAGATATCCATTATTAGCTTTAGCAAAACTCTATGCCCAGCGTTGGGAAATAGAAATGTGTTACCGAGAAATCAAGAGTAACTTACAGGAAGGGAAGCATTTAAGGAGTAAACAACCTACCTTGATTTATCAAGAGTTATGGGGAGTCTTTATTGCCTATAATATTCTAAGAAGACAAATGAAATATATGGCTCAACGTGCAAAAGTCAGTCCTTTGAGAATGAGCTTTCATATTACCTCTATTGCTATCCTTAACCTATTGAAGTTTGATTCTTTGGCTTCCGCAGGCAATTTGCCTAAACATCTAGAAAGTTTAATGGAAAAATCTAAAAGGTATGTTTTACCGAAAAAAAGAAGTAGAAACTACCCACGAGTTGTGAAAGGGAAACCACAGAAATACCCAAAAAAATGCCAGTCAATCTCTTAA
- a CDS encoding FUSC family protein, with product MANSYLKFQNNQDNIVQFRRKELQKMQPQIVPAADTVNEMEQLEQESHLFIVVLGTVIGAILALFIGYHLNTGIVQFLLLSILPVFSAYFLRRVYIYTLTHS from the coding sequence ATGGCCAATTCCTATCTAAAATTTCAAAACAATCAAGATAATATTGTGCAATTCCGCCGCAAGGAACTGCAGAAAATGCAGCCCCAGATTGTACCTGCGGCAGATACTGTTAATGAAATGGAACAGCTAGAACAGGAATCCCATTTATTTATCGTAGTTCTCGGGACAGTGATCGGAGCCATCCTCGCTCTATTTATTGGCTATCACCTCAATACCGGTATTGTACAGTTTTTACTGCTGAGTATATTGCCTGTATTCAGTGCCTATTTTCTGCGCCGCGTGTATATCTATACCCTGACCCATAGTTAG
- the lipB gene encoding lipoyl(octanoyl) transferase LipB has protein sequence MTAAVQKPSLMIRQYKDLTPYEDRFLEMKSFTENRDENTPDELWILQHHDVLTQGQAGKPEHILIPTNIPVIQTDRGGQVTWHGPGQLVAYFMFDLNRLGWNVRTLVSYAENLMIQLLKNHGIEAYAKPDAPGVYVGERKIGSLGFKIRKGRSYHGLALNINCDLTGFHTINPCGYAGLEMVRIHDLIDNPPNFDDLCVEIIETLTSSGYFKDVTVEQR, from the coding sequence GTGACAGCTGCGGTTCAAAAACCTTCCCTAATGATCCGTCAATATAAAGACCTGACTCCCTACGAAGACCGTTTTCTGGAAATGAAAAGCTTCACGGAAAACCGTGATGAAAACACCCCGGATGAATTGTGGATTTTGCAGCACCATGATGTCCTGACCCAAGGCCAAGCAGGTAAACCTGAACATATCCTGATTCCAACCAATATTCCGGTGATTCAGACCGATCGTGGTGGTCAAGTCACTTGGCATGGCCCAGGCCAGCTGGTGGCTTACTTTATGTTTGACCTAAACCGCTTAGGCTGGAATGTCCGCACCTTGGTCTCTTATGCCGAAAACCTGATGATCCAGCTCCTAAAAAATCATGGCATTGAAGCCTATGCCAAACCGGATGCACCGGGCGTGTATGTCGGTGAACGCAAGATCGGTTCACTGGGCTTTAAAATCCGTAAAGGTCGCAGCTATCATGGTTTGGCGCTGAACATCAACTGTGACCTAACCGGTTTCCATACCATCAACCCTTGTGGTTATGCAGGTTTAGAAATGGTGCGGATTCATGACCTGATTGATAACCCGCCGAATTTTGATGACTTGTGTGTTGAAATTATTGAAACTTTAACCAGCAGCGGTTACTTTAAGGACGTGACTGTCGAGCAAAGATAA
- a CDS encoding rhodanese-related sulfurtransferase, with the protein MNATVEQLAPVEQQATTGWVVAALYQFKEVQDPADLQQRLLDLVKTINLCGTLIVAGEGINGTVAGDREAIDKIHQFLLNEGFHDMEYKESHSSDKPFRKMKIKLKKEIVTLGVPVKPRDLVGHYLDPKEWNELIARDDVILIDTRNDYEYKAGTFKGAIDPKTETFREFPEYVKKNLEQHKDKKIAMFCTGGIRCEKSTSLLLQEGFKEVYHLKGGILKYLEETPAEESLWEGECFVFDGRTAVTHGVEEGQNVKCHACGWPLTPEEVALPSYEHGVSCVYCIDKTTEKQKEGFRMRQSQILAAKRKRL; encoded by the coding sequence ATGAACGCTACTGTAGAACAGCTTGCACCTGTAGAACAGCAAGCGACGACTGGTTGGGTTGTTGCCGCACTTTATCAATTTAAGGAAGTTCAAGATCCTGCCGATCTTCAACAACGCCTTTTAGATCTGGTAAAAACCATCAACCTGTGCGGTACTCTGATTGTGGCAGGCGAAGGCATCAACGGTACTGTTGCCGGTGACCGTGAAGCGATCGACAAGATTCATCAGTTCCTTCTCAATGAAGGTTTTCATGATATGGAATACAAAGAGTCTCACAGCTCTGACAAGCCATTCCGTAAAATGAAAATCAAGCTGAAAAAAGAAATCGTGACTTTAGGTGTGCCGGTGAAGCCACGCGATTTAGTCGGCCACTACCTTGATCCTAAAGAATGGAACGAACTGATTGCCCGTGACGACGTAATCCTGATCGATACACGTAATGACTACGAATATAAAGCAGGTACCTTCAAGGGTGCCATCGACCCGAAAACTGAAACTTTCCGTGAATTCCCTGAATACGTGAAGAAAAACCTGGAACAGCACAAGGACAAGAAAATTGCCATGTTCTGTACCGGTGGTATTCGCTGTGAAAAATCAACATCTTTACTGCTGCAAGAAGGCTTTAAAGAGGTGTATCACCTGAAAGGCGGTATCCTGAAATACCTGGAAGAAACGCCAGCAGAAGAAAGCCTGTGGGAAGGTGAATGTTTCGTATTTGACGGCCGTACTGCAGTGACTCATGGTGTCGAAGAAGGTCAAAACGTGAAATGCCATGCCTGTGGCTGGCCACTCACACCAGAAGAAGTAGCGCTGCCAAGCTATGAACACGGCGTTTCTTGCGTGTACTGTATCGACAAGACTACAGAAAAGCAGAAAGAAGGCTTCCGCATGCGTCAGTCACAAATTCTGGCAGCGAAGCGTAAACGTCTCTAA
- a CDS encoding YecA family protein: protein MSALDLDLLSDYLDGDQNEYGLDFAATHGFLCAIAVGPQFDRWLDELFEGNQKKVPAEIINQVKAWLESIRQSLANEEGITFPFEIEEADTESSLGDWSVGFVDAMFLNEEAWFTEEFEEQLVDLTLPIMVFSGIDEEDPQMESFRRNGQLMDELAEEIPENLNELYLMYHTPG, encoded by the coding sequence ATGAGTGCTTTAGATTTAGACCTGTTGAGTGACTATCTGGATGGCGACCAAAATGAGTATGGTCTGGATTTCGCGGCAACTCATGGTTTCCTGTGTGCGATTGCCGTTGGTCCACAATTTGACAGATGGTTAGATGAACTTTTTGAAGGCAATCAGAAAAAAGTGCCTGCAGAAATCATCAATCAGGTTAAAGCATGGCTAGAATCGATCCGTCAAAGCTTGGCCAATGAAGAAGGCATCACCTTTCCGTTCGAAATTGAAGAAGCGGATACCGAATCTAGTCTAGGTGACTGGAGTGTCGGTTTTGTGGATGCGATGTTCCTGAACGAAGAAGCATGGTTCACAGAAGAATTTGAAGAACAGTTGGTAGATTTAACCTTGCCAATCATGGTCTTCAGTGGTATCGATGAAGAAGATCCACAAATGGAATCTTTCCGTCGCAATGGCCAGTTAATGGACGAGCTTGCGGAAGAAATTCCAGAAAATCTGAATGAATTGTACCTGATGTACCATACTCCAGGCTGA
- the rpoD gene encoding RNA polymerase sigma factor RpoD, translated as MSDMTSPTSQVAALISRGKEQGYLTFAEVNDHLPDSITESEQIEDIIQMLNDVGIPVHDRAPESDDAMFEDTAEAADEVAEEEAAAVLASVENEPGRTTDPVRMYMREMGTVELLTREGEISIAKRIEEGIRDVLHSIAYWPNAVEVVLQEYKDYEAGERRLADILSGYLDPETDDDIPEVLEEETELEDDEDSSTKSTKDVKLDDDEEDEESDGNDDSEGDSGPDPEIAKVRFAELSDAWKNTKSVLEKHGRNSKEGEEALQALAAVFMMFKFTPRLFDIISEMIRGTHDQIRGAEREIMRYAVRRGRMDRTQFRTSFPGQESNPGWLDEQIAKAPADQKAYLEKVRPDVLAFQQKIADIENDLGLKVRDIKDIAKRMAVGEAKARRAKKEMVEANLRLVISIAKKYTNRGLQFLDLIQEGNIGLMKAVDKFEYRRGYKFSTYATWWIRQAITRSIADQARTIRIPVHMIETINKINRVSRQLLQEMGREPTPEELGERLEMDEVKVRKVLKIAKEPISMETPIGDDEDSHLGDFIEDSNITSPVDAATSEGLKEATREVLENLTEREAKVLKMRFGIDMPTDHTLEEVGKQFDVTRERIRQIEAKALRKLRHPSRSEHLRSFLEND; from the coding sequence ATGAGCGATATGACTTCCCCTACTTCGCAAGTAGCGGCTCTGATTAGCCGAGGCAAAGAACAAGGTTATTTAACCTTCGCTGAGGTTAACGATCATCTCCCGGACTCAATCACAGAAAGCGAACAGATTGAAGACATCATCCAGATGTTGAATGATGTTGGTATCCCGGTGCATGATCGCGCGCCTGAATCTGATGATGCGATGTTCGAGGATACTGCAGAGGCTGCCGATGAAGTTGCAGAAGAAGAAGCTGCAGCAGTACTTGCATCTGTAGAGAATGAGCCAGGTCGTACAACAGACCCTGTACGCATGTACATGCGTGAAATGGGGACCGTTGAACTTTTAACGCGTGAAGGCGAAATTAGCATTGCGAAACGCATTGAAGAAGGTATTCGTGACGTTCTGCACTCAATTGCTTACTGGCCAAATGCCGTAGAAGTTGTACTACAAGAATACAAAGATTATGAAGCAGGTGAACGCCGCCTTGCTGACATTCTGTCAGGTTATTTAGACCCTGAAACTGATGATGATATTCCGGAAGTTTTGGAAGAAGAAACTGAACTGGAAGATGATGAAGATTCAAGTACCAAGTCAACCAAAGATGTAAAACTGGATGACGATGAAGAAGACGAAGAGTCTGACGGTAATGATGATTCTGAAGGTGATTCAGGTCCAGATCCAGAAATTGCCAAAGTTCGTTTTGCTGAACTCAGCGATGCCTGGAAAAATACCAAATCAGTTCTGGAAAAACACGGTCGTAACAGCAAGGAAGGTGAAGAAGCCCTTCAAGCGCTTGCTGCTGTGTTCATGATGTTCAAGTTTACGCCACGTCTGTTTGACATCATTTCCGAAATGATCCGTGGTACACACGACCAGATCCGTGGCGCTGAACGTGAAATCATGCGTTATGCCGTGCGTCGTGGCCGTATGGACCGTACCCAGTTCCGTACTTCTTTCCCAGGTCAGGAATCTAATCCAGGCTGGCTGGATGAGCAGATTGCGAAAGCACCTGCGGATCAGAAAGCTTATCTGGAAAAAGTACGTCCAGACGTACTGGCCTTCCAGCAAAAAATTGCTGACATTGAAAATGATCTTGGCCTGAAAGTTCGTGACATCAAAGATATCGCGAAACGCATGGCGGTGGGTGAAGCGAAAGCACGTCGTGCCAAGAAAGAAATGGTTGAAGCAAACTTACGTCTGGTAATTTCGATTGCGAAGAAATACACCAACCGTGGTTTGCAATTCCTTGACTTGATTCAAGAAGGTAACATCGGTTTGATGAAAGCCGTGGATAAGTTTGAATACCGTCGTGGTTATAAATTCTCGACCTATGCAACATGGTGGATTCGTCAGGCGATTACCCGTTCGATTGCCGACCAGGCACGTACCATTCGTATTCCAGTACACATGATTGAAACCATTAACAAGATCAACCGTGTATCTCGTCAATTGCTTCAAGAAATGGGTCGTGAACCAACACCGGAAGAACTGGGCGAACGTCTGGAAATGGATGAAGTGAAGGTTCGTAAAGTACTGAAAATCGCGAAAGAACCGATTTCGATGGAAACTCCAATCGGTGATGATGAAGATTCGCATTTGGGTGACTTCATTGAAGACAGCAACATCACTTCACCAGTGGATGCTGCAACTTCAGAAGGTTTAAAAGAAGCGACTCGCGAAGTACTGGAAAACCTGACTGAACGTGAAGCGAAAGTTCTGAAAATGCGTTTCGGTATCGACATGCCAACGGATCATACTTTGGAAGAAGTGGGCAAACAGTTCGATGTAACCCGTGAACGTATCCGTCAGATCGAAGCCAAAGCACTGCGCAAGCTGCGTCATCCTTCCCGTTCTGAACACTTGCGTTCATTCCTGGAAAATGACTAA
- a CDS encoding YbeD family protein codes for MLDRTPSRELREDLWVFPMDYPIKLIGLAGEELLTAVVDIFTKHFPEFDGNSVTITPSRTGKYHSITAQLRFLELEQVHAVYADLAACPLIKTAL; via the coding sequence ATGTTAGACCGTACACCTTCTCGTGAACTCCGCGAAGATCTTTGGGTTTTCCCAATGGACTACCCGATCAAACTCATTGGCTTGGCAGGTGAAGAACTGCTGACTGCTGTGGTGGATATTTTTACCAAACACTTCCCTGAATTTGATGGCAACAGTGTCACTATTACCCCATCACGTACGGGTAAATATCACTCCATCACTGCACAACTGCGCTTCCTGGAACTGGAACAAGTGCATGCAGTATATGCAGACTTGGCAGCTTGCCCACTAATCAAGACTGCACTTTAA